The Poecilia reticulata strain Guanapo linkage group LG13, Guppy_female_1.0+MT, whole genome shotgun sequence genome has a segment encoding these proteins:
- the dhx40 gene encoding probable ATP-dependent RNA helicase DHX40, producing the protein MSKQTRWTPKDCEPKQLPIYQHKNKLIQAVRNSTFLIVTGETGSGKTTQLPQYLHQAGFCKDGKIGVTQPRRVAAITVAQRVAQEMKCTLGREVGYQVRFDDFTSQDTVLKYMTDGCLLREVLADPALSQYSVVILDEVHERSLNTDILLGLLKKVFSNPREATKGRSFPLKVVVMSATLETDKLSSFFNNCPVFEIPGRVFPVSSMFGTALGPKDVESTFYVKEVVKVTLDVHTSEKAGDILVFLTGQSEIERACDLLFEKAENIDYRYDVQDRTVEGLLILPLYGSMPTDQQRQIFQAPPPGIRKCVVATNIAATSLTINGIKYIVDSGFVKQLNHNSRVGMDVLEVVPISKSEAQQRAGRAGRTSAGKCFRIYTKEFWEKCMPEYTIPEIQRTSLTAVILTLKCLGVHDVIRFPYLDCPEERFILEALKQLYQFDAIDRRGRVTKLGELMVEFPLHPGLTRALLKSASLGCQDLLLPVAAMLSVENIFIRPGQPDKQKEAAKKHRELAAKTGSMNDFATLLSVFNSCKSSDRPSGWCKENWIHWRALKSAFSVETQLREILLRLQQRRDFPFETFDGNKSELFRQCLCTGYFTNVARRSVGKVFCTMDGHGSMVHIHPSSSLFEQDVELNWVIFHDVLVTSKMYIRTVCPIRYEWVKDLLPKLHEVDVYELSSVARQEVTEDEMVKWESREAAKRQQEASAEDVMKKLEKRNNEATVSEARARYLQRKQQRRQNKAL; encoded by the exons ATGTCCAAACAGACGAGATGGACACCCAAAGACTGCGAGCCGAAGCAGCTGCCAATATATCAGCACAAAAACAAGCTGATTCAGGCGGTCAGAAACAGCACTTTCCTCATAGTGACCGGAGAGACTGGAAGCGGGAAAACCACACAGCTTCCTCAGTACCTGCATCAGGCAG GATTTTGTAAGGATGGTAAGATTGGCGTCACCCAGCCTCGTCGTGTGGCTGCCATCACCGTAGCTCAGAGGGTCGCTCAGGAGATGAAGTGCACTCTGGGCAGAGAGGTTGGATACCAAGTGCGATTTGATGACTTCACATCACAA GACACTGTGCTGAAGTACATGACAGACGGATGTTTGCTCCGAGAAGTCCTGGCAGATCCGGCGCTTTCCCAGTACAGCGTTGTAATACTGGATGAGGTCCATGAACGCAGTCTGAACACG GACATTCTTTTGGGTTTATTAAAGAAGGTTTTCTCTAACCCCCGCGAGGCCACCAAGGGACGATCCTTTCCCCTTAAAGTGGTGGTGATGTCCGCCACGTTGGAAACCGAtaaactttcttctttcttcaacAATTGTCCGGTCTTTGAAATTCCTGGGAGGGTTTTCCCTGTATCATCCATGTTTGGCACGGCTCTAGGTCCAAAAGATGTTGAAAGCACCTTTTATGTCAAAGAG GTGGTGAAGGTGACCCTGGACGTGCACACTAGTGAAAAGGCTGGCGATATTCTGGTGTTTTTGACTG GCCAGTCAGAGATTGAGCGTGCCTGTGACTTGTTGTtcgaaaaagctgaaaatatagACTACCGCTACGACGTTCAGGACCGGACCGTGGAGGGTCTTCTCATTTTACCCCTTTACGGATCCATGCCCACTG ATCAGCAGAGGCAGATCTTTCAGGCTCCTCCTCCAGGAATCAGAAAGTGTGTGGTAGCCACAAACATTGCAGCAACATCCCTCACCATCAATGGTATTAA GTACATTGTAGACAGCGGCTTCGTAAAGCAGCTCAATCACAACTCCAGGGTGGGCATGGACGTGTTGGAGGTTGTGCCGATTTCAAA GAGCGAGGCTCAACAGAGAGCGGGCCGAGCTGGGAGAACCTCAGCTGGGAAGTGCTTTCGGATCTATACCAAGGAATTCTGGGAGAAGTGCATGCCGGAATACACGATTCCTGAAATTCAGAGGACGAGCCTGACCGCTGTGATCCTCACGCTGAAATGTCTCGGTGTTCATGATGTCATCAG GTTTCCTTATCTGGACTGTCCAGAGGAAAGGTTTATTCTTGAAGCACTGAAACAGCTCTACCAGTTTGATGCAATAGACAG GAGAGGCAGGGTGACGAAGCTCGGGGAGCTCATGGTGGAGTTCCCGCTGCACCCGGGTCTCACCAGGGCTCTGCTTAAATCCGCCTCACTGGGCTGCCAGGACCTGCTGCTCCCTGTGGCGGCCATGCTGTCTGTGGAGAACATCTTCATCAGGCCAG gTCAACCTGACAAGCAAAAAGAGGCAGCGAAGAAGCACAGAGAACTGGCTGCTAAAACTGGCAGCATGAACGATTTTGCCACTCTTCTTAGTGTGTTTAACTCCTGCAAATCCAG CGACAGGCCATCAGGCTGGTGCAAGGAGAACTGGATCCATTGGAGGGCGCTGAAGTCAGCTTTTAGTGTGGAGACTCAGCTGAGAGAGATCCTCCTCCGCCTCCAGCAG agGAGAGATTTTCCTTTTGAAACTTTTGACGGGAATAAAAGTGAACTCTTCAGACAGTGCCTTTGCACCGGATACTTCACCAATGTTGCCAGAAG gTCTGTTGGAAAAGTGTTTTGCACAATGGACGGCCATGGATCTATGGTTCACATCCATCCGTCATCATCA TTGTTTGAGCAGGACGTCGAGCTGAACTGGGTCATCTTCCATGATGTACTGGTGACCTCCAAGATGTACATCAGGACGGTGTGTCCTATTCGCTATGAGTGGGTTAAGGATTTATTACCCAAACTCCATGAAGTGGATGTGTATGAGCTGAGCAGTGTGGCAAGACAAGAGGTTACAGAAGACGAGATGGTGAAATGGGAGAGCAGAGAAGCGGCGAAAAGACAACAAG